The genomic stretch TTTCACCCATATATAGAGTAGACACTGTCATTAGGTCCAagcaataggattagacttgtaaaacacatTATTTAGAGCATTTACGTAAATCTACGTAATACAGCAGGCGACGGAAACCCTAGCCttcaggcgatgtgtcgcctcttGGGTGGCGACAAATCGCCACCCCCTTTGACTTTGGAcacttcactacaagaaaaaatgcttttaataacaccaaaaatgtgttatcaaaacataccatagcactttttgatgtgttaagaccgactatgttatcgtaggtcagggtactttacataacactttatcattgctatatagatgtgttattatactgtcaacgataacacactttctatgttattttaataaatagataagtgtttaattatattatttatagtcgagtatataacacatttcaatacttataaatttgtgttatactacactttagtataacacattttttgtgttagataatgaagtttgcataacaaaattctttacataaaagtgttattgtaatagatattataacacaattttcgtattattttaatatttagataagtttatattctcattatatattcatttatataacactaatttattctattatattttgattttttttatataattaaaattagctttctaatatatactagcatcatcaaatgaacttgattttcaaataacaaaaagtaaaaacattcaacattgtattaacaatccacaaattaggttaaaacattcaacactgtcatcaacaacaaaatgttttttaagtattcaagtagtcttaaatattcaacatattgaaaagttactactttcagcacaaaatattctcccATGACAGTGCATATATGCCTAAGCTCCTAGTatttgccaaattaaaaaacaacCGTTGCAATGATTGTACAGTTGCAGGGAGACGGTCCAGTGGTCAGCAATGACTGTACAGTTACAAAGAATGGGTAGTAATCCCAGACACATTAGAAATATTAGCCACGTCCTCGACAGATTCCATTTCTATCATGCCACCAAAATGTGAACTGAGACAACAAAACTCCACTGAAGGCCTGAAGTCACACAGTACCCGAAGGCCAGAACCTGATGTTTTCAACAAATGTACGCGAACAAATAAGTTGAGGCTTTTACGTGCAGATCTCAAAAGAATCAGAAAGTAACATGTCCCAAATGACCCCAAACATAACACAGCACACAGGAAAAGAACAGTATTTACCACACTCGACTCTCCAATTGCCCACTCACAACAGTTTCTTGAGCATGAAATGAGCTGCCAATGCCCATTAAAGTAAAACACACCGCCAAgagcataaagaaaaaaaatatcaatagaaAGAACATGGTAAACcaaaaaatttatagaaaaatcaAACAAGCCTATCAAGAAAACAAGTCTATCAAACAAGCCTAgcaaatttttaaataatcaaaacACAACAAATTGAAGATTCCCATTTGTGCCAATTCCAAAGTGCAAAAAATAGTTAACAGACCTTAAAGCCAATGTACAGTAAAACATATTTCAACAGAAAAATGCATGGGGACCATATGGTCAAATGTCCATTCAGCATTCATAAAGGACTAGTCCATATCATGTCTGAACTAGAGAAATGGTTCAGTAAGACTAAAAATGTGACCAAACCAAGTTCAATACCATAAATTGCATAGAAATATCAGGATTTTGAAAGATTGGTACTGCACTTGACACTTAAAAACAAAGGAATCATTGTTTTCACCCTTGGAATAGGAACCATCCAAATTTTATTCCCTCTAAAGAACCATTTGAATAGCAAGAATCACAAGCTATTATACTGTTGTTTTCAGGTTTCAGCATTATACCTGAATCAACTACCTTTAATTCCAAGACAGATAAATCTTACCAGGAACAGATGGCCCAAATTTGACTGTATCCAAGGATAAGCTGTATGCTTGATGCTACTATCAAAGCACCTTGGACTGCTCTCATGGTGTTGAGAAAACTCTAGAAAAATGTACAAGAAAAGTAAGCTTCCTTACAACACATAGATAGCAAAGAAGTCATACCATAAAAGAATGCTTTAGTGAAAAGGAAATGCCTTATTCAAGAATAAAAGGGTTGCACTTACGATATGAGGGTCCTCAATACTAGCCAATGATGAATCATGAATGATAGATATAATAGGGACCATGAATGCATAAGCCCTCCAATAACAGTAGGCAGTCTGGTTCCAAAGAGATTTTGTAGAAGTGTGGTAATTCCTTCAACAAACAGTAGAGTCTGTACTACTCTGAATTTATCACCCTaatgaaattttatttttcaaagatGGTTCATAAAatcattaacaaagtttcaactTTGATACATAAACAACTCCAAAAACTTGACTTTATCACTTTAGTAAAGAAAAGAGAATGAGCAAAATTAGTATGAGGAAACATTAAAGGATCCACTCACAAactatattaatttcttgctGAAAAAGAAATATTGGTCTTTTATGAAAAATGAGCTCACATCAGTACCACCCATGTAGTGCTGAAAACCCAGAAATACTGCCTCCCCTGCTTTTCCAAATGAAACAAATAACACTTTAAAataagaaatagaagaaaaataacataaagAATCAAGAAATGAACATACCCTAAGGGCAGTACTCTAACAGGGTAAAATCCAAGCATTGTCCCTGCGAGACTCAAAGCAGCCCTTCCACCTACATATCTTTACAGGCCCCAGATACATGTTGGTTTATAATAGCGCATGCAATGCCCTCCTTTTGTTTCTGTAAATTCAAATGTAGATgggtatatatatgtatgttttttttttatatggacaAGTGTAAATGAACGAAAAAACAGAGTTCCAAGATTTTATGATTATGGTGTCTCAAAAGCAGTCCCTCATTGTCTACTCAAGTGATTGTCGTGAGAAAACTGAACCAGAACCAATACACAAACACTTGGCAAACATACCAGCGAGCAACAGATGTATAGCATGATCAAGTGCCAAGTCTTTAGCATTATTTTGTCTAACAACCACTTCTATATTTTTAACCATCACTAGAGTTTTTCCCTCTGTTCAATtggctatttatttatttattttggtccTAAAATGTGATTGATCTGAATGGTTGTTGATACATAGAACTGACTGAaacattataataaaattaactaTAAAACAGTGCAGTAAAGGTTTCAACCGTCTAAATTATATgtttaagaataaaaaaaatgcaataaatgTTCTTGAGTAGCCATCTTGGCTCTTGGATAAAAGCACAAACAAGAGAGGGACTACACAGAGGTTAAACAAAGATTAGAAACATACACGTTCAATGGCTGCCCGCTCCTCAGGAGTTACAGTCACAGCCTGTGGCATGGCTAAAGCCATCAGGCTCAGAACGTTCCTGATTgtataataaaaatgaaaaattagcATGTGTCAAGTAGATAACAAAAActgataaataataaaaaaaattgcattCATCTCACCCTTCTCCTCCCTCGACAAGTTCATTTATCAGTCGCAAAAAGTCGGCCTGATGCTCTTGTATGAGATGCACAAGATGTGGATTTTTTTTCCCTAGCTCTTCAAGCATAGGCTGCAAAACAATAAGTGTAGCATGAGTACTATTTAGTGTCCGTCTGCCACCAAAATGACCCAGCTATCAACAGGCATTTTGTTTCTTTATGAGAAGCCTATCCTGCTAAATTTGAGGGTTTGCTTGCACCATAGCTTGCAATGCTTGGAACTACAATGAaagttagagaaaaaaaaaattcaaccatGACTACATCAATAAAAAAGAGTAAAGCTCCATATGGGTCagagaaaaaaagaaaggaaaaaaaatcaagTACCTGTTGACTGTTTCGAAGAAAATCCAAATTGCCAGCACCAACATTTGCACCCACATTTGGTAGGTCTTGATTCAAGAAtagtaatatattttattaattagctAATCATAAAATACAATTCAAACTTCAAAGGATCATCTATCTGAGGGAAGAATTCGAAAGTTAAGAGGTAGAACAATAGCTACTTGTGAGAAGAGATCCAATGGATTTGCATTAGGGACAATAGCAGGTGCAGCAGCAGGTTGTGATGCTTGCAATGGAGGAATGATTGCTGGGGAGTTTGCTGCTACCTGAGCAGGAACTTGGGCAACTGGTGGAACATCTGCCTGTTCAGGAATTCCCTGATGCATAACATCTATGTCAACTTCACAGTGTCATCAACAAAGAATGTCTCTTACAAAAAACCTTTGGAGAATATTAACctttcaaaaatattatttttcatgtaATAAAAACCACATATAGAAGAAAAACAGTACACGGTTTAAGAAAACTCgcacaaaataataaatttaaattaatataataatgtaATTATAATAAAGCAGTTCAATAGATATTGGAGTACAGAGGAACCtgaacactagtatatatatatgtatgtgtagagtccaagaactttacttagctagttagatagtagtattatagtaattatagtattatctttatgactgtggatttttggttcagaccgggaattatttggacactcatagtagtacttgtagattttctaagtttaacctatagtttaagaatattaattttaacctaaggtttgattaatatgactgatattaaggataatatttattatactataaggtttggataagaaccaataggattttaagcacatgttatgtatgggtgattaatgattaagtattttgaggattaaatttaataagggtaaagtttgaatgctctaaggtcagtcagcagctttgaatacgtttaagggcttagtcaaggctctttactcaatttgaattaagctaaaaatgtgtaatttcgtgtttaaataatcagcgaatgccgatatatcgcagctatagggggcgatatattgcctatagggggcgatatatcgcctccttcagcatattttgaatgtttttgaaatcattttccattcaacccttcaacctcttgataagtccaccacctttttgaacgagtcttcagcctctgctgaacaacaattcaaattattttcacctaaaaagccattatttttattcaagtaaaattaagatcctttcattcctaaactctataaataggacctagtacccaaccattattcaccttttactctaagttcagaggctgtaagttgctaggtgagtgtgagagtgtaaacacttgggtggggaaatcataagcttgatcatcataatcttatcaaacacttgggaaagtaaggatttatagtatttcggttcgaggtttagattggccttacaagtcttcaaggtatttccacactctagttcattggtattattttctttaaagttctcataatcttttaccagccttctaaccttattcttattttggttaggaaatctaagaacttgcacataagtttttggtaagtaggtttctcaatggtttactccttccattcctttcatttctcttcttcactatactcactctttttcaaatggttcttaggagtgttccaagtcccaactctgtcctcttatcccggtattttggtaaggaaaataggatagaattcataagttatatgttttatatgtgttatcttatgtttttatgttatgaaatgtgatatgatatgtatgtatgtaggcttgggcatatgacccatatgactaacaagaccccaaatagattatgggcatataacctacttagctagtaggaccccactaatctaatggccatatgacttgtttggtctatgggaccccaagtaataatggccattatagtatgtgtatgatataagtgtaatgttatgtttttctttttatgtttcttatgaaatttatgtatatgaactatgtgttagatttttccttgctgggcattaggctcattcttttttgtttatatgtgcaggaaaatagctatagtggcggtgaggttcgtggatgcttggggaatgtgtatcggtgatgaatggattcaaggagtcgagagttcgatttcgaggatgtagtcttgtttttatggttttacatgtatttttccgcacttgctatgtaactcctttttattttaaattatgttttgtttttaaaacaatgggatcccatatcctacttgacattttatgtaagtaactcttatttttacaagtttcctaataaagttatggtattttcacaatgtaagttttattaaggattagtatggttagttttcgttaatggtccaaaagtctagagtagttgggtcattacagtatgtGTGTGTGTTGTATTCAATCATGGAAGAGTGTAGAGATTTAGGAAATAAGTAAAAGTTTGTAGAGTAACTTAAAGTGGTATTGCTTGGAGTCAATCAATGATTTTTCAACTCTTCTCTTTTTAGTGACTCAACCTATGTTTTCCCGATCTAGCCTTCCACTCTGTTTCTTGtttgatatttttatatatatatatatgtatatatggcgACGCTCAAGAACAAATATgggttaaaaaaaaatcaaagaacaaACAAGAACATAGTAATCACAAGATCAAGAGCTCTTGGCCAACAATCTACCCAGAGTCTTAGGTAAATATTACAATTGATTACGATATGGTATGAACCATAACTGCACGTCAAAGAATCAGAACAagaatacataaatattatagaTAATTCAAGCCAACTTGAGGCagattaatatataaaatagaaaATCTAAATCATATTCTCTCATTTAATGGGGAAATATTAGTCAGTTATAAGCAGCAGGAGAGAACTTTTAAGATATAACTTTTACTCATGGAGAATAAAAGTAATGTTTCATATATCTTTCTTAATTCAGACTGTCAATACTATTGCAAAAATGACCTTAGGGCTCTTAATCTGGCAGGGACATCCAGCAGGAATGATAACAGCTTCTCCTACGTGTTGCATGAAAGTCCAAGGTTCAATCTCTAGTAAAAATAGAGATGGGTTAGATTTAGTTATTTCAGATTACCACAAATGATGAAACTGACAAACTACTTACCAAACTCCTCCTTAAGCCTCATTTTGTGAGTGGTGTCAAGAAAGAAACTCTGATCGAGAATTGGATGATCAACCTAAGGAAGGCAAGTTAAAAGTTTAAGAGAAATTATTTGACAGGAAAAGAGGGCAACATTTTAGCTTTTACACTTACCCGCTTGTGGAAAGCAAACTCATTAGAATGCCTTTTGAGATAATCTATAAGCTTGGGAACATATTGTCTACGAAAAACATCCCACTGGGCACCGTCAGACACTGCTAGTGATTTCTTCTCATCATGATTGGAGCTTTAATTGTTACCCTTGAAACTTTTCCTGTCTTCTGATGTTTCTAAGCCATGTATACTCTCACAAGAAGGTAGCAAAGTTTCAGAATCAGAATCAGATTCAACATCAAGGGATGAATTACTCTCTTTGAGATTTCTATCCCATGATTCGTGAGTGGCAGCAGAGGAACACGATACCCGGGCGATTTTCCTAAAACCTGGGGTAAAACTGGGGTAAAACAAACCAAAGATACAACACCAATCACTCATATTCCTAAAACCTCATAATGGTACAGGGCATCTGATATAAAAAGGATAAGAAATAACAAATGTTGATTAGAATGAACGAGTAAAAGGATAGAAAAAATTCAAAGCTTCACAGAAAATGTATGGATTACGTTCTTCATTAACAATATACGAGTTTTAAAAACTCTAGGTTGTCCACTAATACAAGACAAGATCTACTAAAGCGCTAGTCAAAGGCATAGATTAACATGATATTGCAAATTGGCTTGAAACATAGGTATCACTGTGAGTACTTTGAACTAAAACTATCTAATATAAAACATCCACACACCTAATTGTTACTTGTCTTCAACCAATACTGAAATTCCCTTGACTGAAATAAATGAGAAGCTTTATTTATAAATCAAGACTTCAAGAGATTAGTCATTTGAACCACAACAAGAGAAAAGAAATGGACATACCTTGTCATAGGAATCATAACACAGTTTTAAGACAAAATCAGCCTGTACAAGTTGCTCGATGTAGCCATATGAGATATAAACACACGGACCTAGGTTAGGCTTCTGGATATCCTTTGGAAACCTTGCAGTACGATTTAGAAGACCAGAAGCGGATATAGAAGCATAATGAAAACAATTTTTTATCATGAATTGAAAGAAAAAGAACCGTTCTTTTATGCAATCCAAACACAAAAAATGTTTTTGGCAACTCGAACATTTGATTAGAATCTGAGAGCCGCTTCTCTGACACCAAtggcacctcttcttcctcttatccCTACCCAAGTTCCCTACATTTCGAGCATAGGGCAATACCTTCACAATTAAAATCACAAACCA from Humulus lupulus chromosome 5, drHumLupu1.1, whole genome shotgun sequence encodes the following:
- the LOC133779788 gene encoding ubiquitin receptor RAD23c-like; this encodes MHQGIPEQADVPPVAQVPAQVAANSPAIIPPLQASQPAAAPAIVPNANPLDLFSQDLPNVGANVGAGNLDFLRNSQQFQALQAMVQANPQILQPMLEELGKKNPHLVHLIQEHQADFLRLINELVEGGEGNVLSLMALAMPQAVTVTPEERAAIERVCF